aataagagggttagaatataattaagtacaaaaatagtttgaaatctGAGTAAAGAaacataatcatttttattctgGAAATCGCACAAGACCTAGAATACTAAACCATATATCTATAatgtatactaataataattattttttatttatctaagaaATCCTGCAGGAACAGGAACTGGTACTAAGCTGACTGTTCTATATATAACAGAGGGTTACAGGCaagatatataatattttttaattaaacaatttcagTGAGAAACCAGAGCAGTAACATGGTGCCTCAAATCATGGATCTAATTGAAGGTTCTCAAACAAATCTGGCTGGACTCTGTCTGTGTTACAACTGTGTGTCAACACTTAAAGATATAGGTCAGTATTTCACTATAGGTACCTTCATGttctagaaaaaataatatttttttttgttattgaagttattttttctatatttgtaacattaagaataaattacaacaaataagAATCTTAATGGAGTATtgttgtttaatgtttattcttATTGGTTTTATTCCTAGTTGACTAGTTaaaatctgtttgttttattattttaaagttaatctAGTCAGatacatatgtaacatttcTTAGATTCACATCCAGGTTTAttcttttatgattttaaatgttgttaattGTTGTTGGACTCTATCAGTGGAGTGGTTGGTAGTGTTACCAGCCacaaggtcttgggttcgatttccaagtTGGGTAGTGCTTTTggtcttttataatattctacaggttttttttcaattgttgAGCAGAGTTTGTTAATGGGCCTGGTTTATGGCAATATGTACGCCCCCTATTATATGAGACTAACATTATTGatgaaatgtgggtgtattttttatctatacctctgcttatacctatgtatgtatgttgtcaAGATTACCATGCTAATATGTATCCTTGTCAATAGATGGCTGTGGCGAGCTGGTGCGGGAAGCTGTGTGACGCAGGACGCTGATACAGTGTGAcacgtgtgtgaactgttgctGATGCTGGAGTTAACCAGGTAAGTTCGTTTATATTCAtaactttcacaaaaaaaaattgcatgtaTTTCATTTGTGCCATGTAGTCTGCAGGTTAGCTGTCTGTGTTAGACATTTTTATGTTAGGTACCATATAAACTTTTCAGTTTTCTACTACTTCtcttcgtatggttagtggtcaacctggtgtcaaagttgttcaagccacccgaaaggcctttgacatggcttcaCGACTAGTTAGGTAGGGACTTACTACataacaactgggaccgactatttacgtaccctccgaagcacggagaggctcagttcaaataccactatgtggtcatccatctatagattgaccgcgccaagggttgtttaacccactgatcgtttacttACTGGTGAGCGCAGCTGACTCAGcgtttattatattgatagtTTTTACGGAGAAATACATGTATTTCATTTTTGTCCATCTGGTCTTTGCAAAAGCTGTCAGTGTTCAGCATTTTTATGTTAGGTACCATATTAACTACGCAGTTTTCTTCTAGAATagctagatggcgttactgtCTTCGCTGGTCGCAAAGCATTAGCAACGGAATTGACAAAaagattcaaataatttaacccTTATTGTCTGATTTGAAATGAGGAATTGGTCACGCATACGGTTCATTTGGCAGTCttgattttaagtttatatttattacttaattctgGTTTGATTCTTTTAGTTGATAGGGCCTGTAGGTAGGGTTAGTCCCCGAGTACCTCGTTCCTCCAGGCCCCCGACCTGGAGTAccccgatttatttttgtctttataaactattaaaattcaGTTTTGCAAAGTACCGTCTGTAAAtgatatcatatatttttattagttaagtatTAACTTTAAGgtttaagaagaaaatataaagtcGTGCTTGGTTAAGGTTAATATCAGAGAATATAATTTAGAGTCTCCTAGAgcaatcaatatttaattttataacttttattattaaagttgaataatttatattgactATTTACAATTGAAAATACAGATTTATCATTTTACTCTACCTTTAAAcgtaattattatcttattttgttaagatttaaaatattgttgattttttatattttttgacaacactgattaaaaatttaaacattttattttttaaaattgttactcctaatgttcattatttttgtattattttaggGTTAAACTATTTGCTCTGCGCttcattattacaaaattattctgAAAGTGAGACTATTTTTGCGTTTAAATATAGTTAGATGTTAATATACATTTTCAGTTCGTATTTTGATTTTCTGTATTAAACAGGAAGTACTGCGATAATAAGTTAAAGCCTGTGATTGCTCTAGGAGACTAATTGAATTCTCTGATTATGATATTTACCTTAACCAAGCACGACTTTATAATCTTTTCCTAAtccttaaagttaagtattaacttataaaaatgtacttaactTATCATTTGCTGATGGTACTTTTAAGCTAAACTGacttttaatcatttattatctatactaatattataaagctgaagagtttgtttgtttgtttgaacgcgctaatctcaggatctactggcccgatttgaaaaatcctttcagcgttagttagcccatttatcgaggaaggctataggctatatatcatcacgctacgaccaaaaggagcagagaagcaataaaatatgtttcaaaaacggggaattttttttaccaattctctcttatgtgacgcaagcgaagttgcgcgggtcagctagttgtaaaaataaatcaaggTACTGATGGACTAACCCTGTAGGTAGACCCGtacatttatattagaaaagtgtgtaactgttcgttttccctaaataaataagtaggaGGGTTcagatttattgaaataaaatatttttatattatatttaggtatacagcaaataattttctacattacttaaaaacattataatttaaataacactaGCACCTAgttctttcaaaacaaaaccaacTCGTTCCATCGTTTTATTTCTCCATTCATTCAAAGCTTCATCGTTCATCGTCACACAATATTGCTGTTGTATACATTGCTGCTTGTAGTTCATTAGTTGTGCGACCTCCGTGTCCACGAGGCGCGATGTACACTCTTTAACACATTTGATCGGTGTCCGACTGTGTAGTACTATGACTGAAGATGTGTTGAACAATGAACGAATGCCTGCAAGGAAATAAGTACTCTTTTTAAATAGTTTCGTTGCTATGTTATTcatattacgtatttttttgtgatCAGTGTAGCTATTTATAACTTGAGGTCGATTTTAAACTTTGCTTAAGCAGGATTCTAACTTGCCttatagcatattttttttgtttaacccgttactgtcccactgtagggcaagggtctcctccaaaactagggaggagttaggccttgagtctaccacactggccaagtatAGGTTGGGAACTTGATTGCaacattatgattttttttatctttgataTTCTCTTTCTGTCTAAATCAAAAGAAGAACTCGTCTAACGTGTAAAAACGCGggatttttttactgaaaattaaGTATGTCACACTAAGTTTTTACTTGTCcattgatatttttgaaaaagcatacctttgcaatattttctataatctgaattataattgcaataattacttattgaagtttttgtaatataaccTGGGAAAGATAATAttctagtttttatattatagtgtaGTTACCTGCGGGACTATAAGTTCTAGTTCGCCACGTGTGTCCGATCATTCGTTCATACTTGTGTGATATACTGCTCTCGTGCAAAGACTCATCATTGTATATTGTGACGGCATCCAGTGGGGAACCTTCTGACGCTAGCTCGTTCTCAATTAGTTCTGGCCATGATTTGTCTCTGGAAAAAGGacattacatacattcatataaatacaaaaattcttTATTCCAAAATGGACCTAATACCAGTAAGGAGAGATATTTCTTATATCTATTGccttataatatgtataaaaaaaatatttataagtaagttgTCACCTCTAAGCTATTgcaaattatataagtatgtatttagaagtatataagtttgtttatcagttatctggttaccatagtacaagctagcttagtttggaatcagaagaccgtttgttaatttttccaaaatatttatttattttaagtggcAGGTAcaggtatttaataataataaaactctttattgtacacaatgtatcagtaaaatataggagtagataaaaactataatctaAGGCTGGATACAATTCCTATGCACAATCGGcgtatttatacttaaataaagtaACACCTTCTTTCCGTAGGGCTAGGAATATATAGTAGGTagtgatacatacataaataaaatcacgcgttCTTTCCATAatggtagacagagaccagagaacgccatttggtacgattcttacaaacttcctttgtttactcacatccatgcatcttgtcatacaggaaaaaataacttgttatatctatctttttttttaatggaaagccacctttctaataaaaatcaaaatttatcttactcagtaaaaaatataaggaaacaaacttgataaaaaatattgacgatagAATTGTAATTCTCAGGCTATTTTTGATGCCTGTTTAAAACACTGTTgatattctttcttttttctgtATATTGCTTAAACCCAATAAGTGTGAAGTTAATTTCgagatattaaatattaaaggtttggtgacaaatatatattttaatttaaatcaatttactGTGCGGACTCTAATAGAAACGGCGGGAGAGGAcgcacacattttttttcttttttctgtcACGGAAATCGTTCAGAAAGACGCACAGTTGTGTGATGTGAGTGAGGCAAACGAATTTAAtttgagttaatttttttataaatacttaatgttaatttaattatagcatGTAACCGATTTGGTGTATAACCGTTCActtatgtcaaaaataaataaataaaagggatatttttaaGGATTGTTCCcttcttttgtctctgcctacctctatagggaaaaaggcgtgaaatTATATAtggcactaataatacaatagtgttgTAACTCAAAATACTATTTCTCTTAGAATCGTCAAGTAATTCTTTTTATTACCCTATTATGGGTAAAAAACGACTAAATGCtcattgtgttttaaaaatggaatagcagatattattatgttactattaaaatttgtttgttgctattatgtatatcataacttttaaactctcgcttTGCAAGTTAAATACCCACATAAAAGAAAActggaattaacgcgaacacgcattttaccttaaaatgcctaaatTGAATTGCTATTAtgaatatcaaaaaaatatggtaTGATTATAGAGTTAAGTCTAGTTGAAGCTGTGTCGATGTATTTCGAGTtactacactattgtattattagtgcgataggtatgtaaataaaattatttacccCAAATGTAGTATGGTTACTTTTGGCATAAAATGGCTAATTTATCTTTAGCTTATCTTATATGGGGAAAAAGGcgctatattataataatatatattatgtaaataaaatcatttactcCAAATTATGTAGATGAGttttttgatcaaatttttattttattaatttattggcaattttcaatttattgattatttttttgggaaaaacaaacagttacccttttacattgttataaagtaatacaaatcggtacttattataataatatgtgaaacccgtgtgcgttcgcgcagcggaatgttgttgaatttaaagatattaattatgcagatatttagtgtatgacgtcgtataattgtgtatggtaaaaaaaaaattgtgtacgcagccattttggagaaattcaccaaaaactgattccgctgggcgaacgttgtcctggcggaacttattttaatccatagactttagaagaaaagaggtgtgtccaaaaattagtgtgtatttgtgtgtaattgtgtatgtatgaataaaatgagtgcatgcataaacttcggagaaattcaagtttccgctacgcgaacgtttggccattagctagttttcatataaagcgcttacatagagagctgtagatttttacatacgttgttttgaatttgtttatatttgtttaaaaaacagatttagaaaaaatcgtagggcttaaaagataaaaatataaacgtaaaatacacttaatagatcttagttcttaaagtatgcactttggggtctagattttcacgtttatacaaaccttgtaagtatctgaaacatgttgccaagtatcaatgatgttccgttagtaattaaagagttaaaggacaattttaccatgaatagatcactgtttacaaaacagtcaaatatcacgacgttctaaaggaattgcatggtaaaatgtatgccaaaaattagtttattcattcaactattcacatgcaaaatttcatgtcattaaatttagtaattaaagaaatcaattaaaatactgacgaagcatcgaaaacctacataacccgaccaagttcggatagctacaaaaaagcgtccatgcaatatatttaggtaacatcccaaaatttaccgtataataccggtattgaattggtataggtgataacacaattgttgtttcgat
The DNA window shown above is from Anticarsia gemmatalis isolate Benzon Research Colony breed Stoneville strain chromosome 29, ilAntGemm2 primary, whole genome shotgun sequence and carries:
- the LOC142985063 gene encoding uncharacterized protein LOC142985063 encodes the protein MVEWLELLKQFGVNKTFFYVTSLQPEIKQILQHYERSSLVVSTEVSYPPHPARSVHSTTDSRRQLLPPLNDCLYRNLKQYQWIAVLDVGELIVSIRDKSWPELIENELASEGSPLDAVTIYNDESLHESSISHKYERMIGHTWRTRTYSPAGIRSLFNTSSVIVLHSRTPIKCVKECTSRLVDTEVAQLMNYKQQCIQQQYCVTMNDEALNEWRNKTMERVGFVLKELGASVI